In the genome of Caldisphaera lagunensis DSM 15908, the window AAGAGGTATATTAAGGAAGGCGATTATGTTGCAGATATTGGAGCAGGTCCAGGAGTTTATACTATAGAATTAGCTAAGTTAGTTGGAGAAAAAGGTAAGGTATATGCAAGTGATTCCGATCCCAAAATGGTTCAAGTTTTAAAGAAAAAAATAAATAAATTGAATTTAAAAAACGTTATTGTTGAATTAGCATCAGCAGATAATATAAAATTTATAGAATCTAATACGATCGACTTTGCTTTTTCTAATGGGGTTTTATGTTGTATGGTAAATCATAAGGGGGCCATTGAAGAAATTAATAGAATATTAAAAGAGAAAGGTATTGCATTTATTTCTGTAGAGAAAATATCTAAAGGTCCAACAGCTATTCCAAAAAATGAATGGAGGGATCTTATAAATAAGTTTAATATAATAGAAGAAAGAGAAGGTTTGTTTAACAGGTATGCTATTATTTCAAAATAAATTAAAGAGTTCTTGCTTGCATTATTTTGTCAAATTAATTTTTAATTGTTAACTCCCCGGTTAACAATGATAATGTTCTTAATCAATTTCTTTAAATTCAGTTATATCTCCATCATCTGATAACTTAATATAAAACTTATGAGAATTTTCCCCATTTTTTACCTCAATATTTCTACCTCTATAAAAATTTCCTCTTAACTCAATGTAGTCTATTTTGTTTAAATTAAACCTCTTTTTCGCCTCATTTATTATGTTTATAAATGCCTTTGCACAAATATTACAACAGAAAAATAATTTTTCTCCTTCAACTGTTTCATAATAGTCTCCCCATGTACCTCCACATAATGCACAACCTGTTTCTTTTGTACCAGCTTCTTTACCATTAACTATAACTTTCACTTCTTATCACCTCAAATAATTCAGGTTCAAATTCCATGGCCCTTTGAATTCTTGCATACAAATATTTGTCTAAGGCATCCCAAGATTTTAATAATGTTACTTTTATGTTAAT includes:
- a CDS encoding TA0938 family protein — protein: MKVIVNGKEAGTKETGCALCGGTWGDYYETVEGEKLFFCCNICAKAFINIINEAKKRFNLNKIDYIELRGNFYRGRNIEVKNGENSHKFYIKLSDDGDITEFKEID
- a CDS encoding class I SAM-dependent methyltransferase; the encoded protein is MLGDPEDRHFSPFILDNPIRKIIDNPRKIIKRYIKEGDYVADIGAGPGVYTIELAKLVGEKGKVYASDSDPKMVQVLKKKINKLNLKNVIVELASADNIKFIESNTIDFAFSNGVLCCMVNHKGAIEEINRILKEKGIAFISVEKISKGPTAIPKNEWRDLINKFNIIEEREGLFNRYAIISK